A single window of Alphaproteobacteria bacterium DNA harbors:
- a CDS encoding LLM class F420-dependent oxidoreductase, whose protein sequence is MKFALHFGNLAFPDGPGAKRLVQAAEKAGFESVLAIEHVVIPSDYASVYPYHSSGKLMGTPQIAMPDPLAWMSYASAVTTTLKFMTGVLILPQRNALVLAKQLATMDHMSGGRIMLGVGVGWLEEEFDALGVPFKTRGRYTDEAMQAMRALWSGDDVSFDGELINFQNVNCNPKPANGRVPFVIGGHTKFAARRAGRYGDGFFPATGMQTDFRPVLDLMREEAVKAGRDPAAIEITLGCPGALPGSGQDPLEAVAERKALGAGRLVLPLDPFLPDLEDHLARFGEEVIAKAG, encoded by the coding sequence ATGAAATTCGCCCTGCATTTCGGCAATCTCGCCTTTCCCGACGGCCCCGGCGCCAAGCGGCTGGTGCAGGCCGCGGAGAAGGCCGGGTTCGAATCCGTGTTGGCCATCGAGCATGTGGTGATCCCGTCGGACTATGCCTCGGTCTACCCCTATCACTCGTCCGGCAAGCTGATGGGCACGCCGCAAATCGCCATGCCCGACCCGCTCGCCTGGATGAGCTACGCGAGCGCGGTGACGACGACGCTGAAATTCATGACCGGCGTGCTGATCCTGCCGCAGCGCAACGCCCTGGTGCTGGCGAAGCAGTTGGCGACGATGGACCATATGAGCGGCGGCCGCATCATGCTGGGCGTCGGCGTCGGCTGGCTGGAAGAGGAGTTCGATGCGCTCGGCGTGCCGTTCAAGACCCGCGGCCGCTACACCGACGAGGCGATGCAGGCGATGCGCGCACTCTGGAGCGGCGACGATGTCAGCTTCGACGGCGAGTTGATCAACTTCCAGAACGTCAACTGCAACCCGAAGCCGGCGAACGGCCGGGTGCCGTTCGTCATCGGCGGCCATACCAAGTTCGCGGCGCGGCGCGCCGGACGCTATGGCGACGGCTTCTTCCCGGCGACCGGCATGCAGACCGACTTTCGCCCGGTGCTGGACCTGATGCGCGAGGAAGCGGTGAAGGCCGGCCGCGACCCGGCGGCGATCGAGATCACGCTCGGCTGCCCCGGCGCCCTGCCGGGCTCCGGCCAGGACCCGCTGGAAGCCGTGGCGGAGCGCAAGGCGTTGGGTGCCGGCCGGCTGGTGCTGCCGCTCGACCCGTTCCTGCCGGACCTGGAGGACCATCTCGCCCGCTTCGGCGAGGAGGTGATCGCCAAGGCTGGGTGA
- a CDS encoding ATP-binding cassette domain-containing protein: protein MATRAPHPLADRNSFALLKRLWRDSVTPYRKRLVVAAVCMVVVAGTTSLTAWLLDPVINELFVNQNRGMIWWIGAAVMLTFLVRSAATFAQETLVVYVGQRIVADIQARLFGHLMHQDVATLQGHHSGTLLSRFTYDVNTMRYVVSDAVVVIGRDALTIAFLVGLMFYQEWLLATIAFAGAPLTIWPLQMLGKRVRTITRETQEEMGALTARLGQTFQGIRTVKAFRMEAHEQERAGTLIRRIFELSYRSALAKAATQPIIDALGGVAVAAIIVYGGLRVIDGDTTAGAFFSFIAAMLMAYQPMRALGKMNARIQEGLAAAERVYTLLDQLPSVTDKPGAATLPRQAGAVRLEGVAFSYDGEHQALHGVSLEAPAGRTTALVGPSGAGKSSIFALIPRFYDVQAGTVSVNGRDVREVSLASLRDTVSVVSQEVVLFDDTVANNIRYGRWDATQAEVEAAARAAAAHGFIADLPAGYDTVVGEQGLKLSGGQRQRIAIARAILKDAPILLLDEATSALDTESERQIQTALARLMQGRTTIVIAHRLSTVIDADVIHVLEAGRVVQSGRHQALLEEGGLYAHLHALQFSEPAA from the coding sequence ATGGCGACGCGCGCCCCGCACCCCCTGGCCGACCGCAACTCGTTCGCGCTGCTGAAACGGCTGTGGCGCGATTCGGTGACCCCCTACCGCAAGCGGCTGGTCGTGGCAGCGGTGTGCATGGTGGTCGTGGCCGGCACCACCTCGCTGACCGCCTGGCTGCTGGACCCGGTCATCAACGAATTGTTCGTCAACCAGAACCGCGGCATGATCTGGTGGATCGGCGCGGCGGTCATGCTCACCTTTCTGGTGCGCAGCGCCGCCACCTTCGCCCAGGAGACGCTGGTCGTCTATGTCGGCCAGCGCATCGTCGCCGACATCCAGGCCCGGCTGTTCGGCCATCTGATGCACCAGGACGTGGCCACCTTGCAGGGCCACCATTCCGGCACCCTGCTTTCGCGCTTCACCTATGACGTCAACACCATGCGCTATGTGGTCAGCGACGCGGTGGTGGTGATCGGCCGGGATGCGCTGACCATCGCCTTTCTGGTGGGGCTGATGTTCTACCAGGAATGGCTGCTGGCGACGATCGCCTTTGCCGGCGCGCCGCTGACCATCTGGCCGCTGCAAATGCTGGGCAAGCGCGTGCGCACCATCACCCGCGAGACGCAGGAGGAAATGGGCGCGCTCACGGCCCGGCTGGGGCAGACCTTCCAGGGCATCCGCACGGTCAAGGCCTTCCGCATGGAAGCGCACGAGCAGGAGCGCGCCGGCACGTTGATCCGCCGGATTTTCGAGCTCAGCTACCGCTCGGCCCTGGCCAAGGCCGCGACCCAGCCGATCATCGACGCGCTGGGCGGCGTCGCGGTGGCGGCGATCATCGTCTATGGCGGCCTCAGGGTGATCGACGGCGACACCACGGCCGGCGCCTTTTTCTCGTTCATCGCGGCAATGCTGATGGCCTACCAGCCGATGCGGGCGCTGGGGAAGATGAACGCCCGCATTCAGGAAGGGCTGGCCGCGGCCGAGCGGGTCTACACCCTGCTGGACCAGTTGCCGAGCGTGACCGACAAGCCCGGTGCCGCGACCCTGCCGCGCCAGGCCGGGGCGGTGCGGCTGGAGGGCGTCGCGTTCAGCTATGACGGCGAGCACCAGGCGCTGCACGGCGTCTCGCTGGAGGCGCCGGCGGGGCGGACCACGGCGCTGGTCGGGCCGTCCGGGGCCGGCAAGTCCAGCATATTCGCGCTGATCCCCCGATTTTACGACGTGCAGGCGGGCACGGTCTCGGTCAACGGCCGGGACGTGCGCGAGGTGAGCCTCGCCTCGCTCAGGGATACGGTGTCGGTGGTGAGCCAGGAGGTGGTGCTGTTCGACGACACGGTGGCGAACAATATCCGCTATGGCCGCTGGGACGCGACCCAGGCCGAGGTCGAGGCGGCCGCCCGGGCGGCGGCGGCGCACGGGTTCATCGCCGATCTGCCCGCCGGCTACGACACCGTGGTCGGCGAGCAGGGCCTGAAGCTTTCCGGCGGCCAGCGCCAGCGCATCGCCATTGCCCGCGCGATCCTGAAAGACGCGCCGATCCTGCTGCTGGACGAGGCCACCAGCGCCCTGGATACGGAGAGCGAGCGGCAAATCCAGACGGCGCTCGCCCGGCTGATGCAGGGGCGCACGACCATCGTCATCGCCCACCGCCTCTCCACCGTCATCGACGCCGACGTGATCCACGTGCTGGAGGCCGGGCGGGTGGTGCAATCGGGCCGGCATCAGGCGCTGCTGGAGGAAGGCGGCCTCTACGCCCATCTGCACGCCTTGCAGTTCAGCGAACCGGCGGCGTAG